In a genomic window of Aeromicrobium panaciterrae:
- a CDS encoding alpha/beta fold hydrolase, producing MTVEDFPVEHVTLHGERVAYRRAGQGPVLLLLHGIAGSSKTWIPAMRLLQHDYTVIAPDFLGHGESAKPHGDYSLGNHASNTRDFLDVLDIERATIVGQSFGGGVALQFAYQFPEICERLVLVDAGGLGREVNLMLRLVTLPGAEYVFPVVFPAFAGRYGRSVAQFLERRGIHNPAAGEIWSSYESLTDATNRRGFVRTIRAVIDPGGQSVSAVTRLYLAAHMPTLIVWGDRDKIIPVEHAHQAHAVMPNSRLAVMEGIGHFPHAEDPAGFVEILVDFLHTTDPSSFTREELRELRRNGG from the coding sequence ATGACCGTCGAGGATTTCCCCGTAGAGCACGTCACCCTGCACGGCGAACGAGTCGCCTACCGTCGCGCTGGCCAGGGGCCGGTGTTGCTGCTGCTCCACGGGATTGCTGGCAGCTCCAAGACGTGGATCCCCGCGATGCGGTTGCTGCAGCACGACTACACCGTGATCGCTCCCGACTTCCTCGGCCACGGCGAGTCGGCCAAGCCGCACGGCGACTACTCGCTTGGCAACCACGCGAGCAACACACGCGACTTCTTGGATGTCCTCGACATCGAGCGAGCCACCATCGTGGGTCAATCCTTCGGTGGCGGCGTGGCTCTGCAGTTCGCGTACCAGTTTCCCGAGATCTGCGAACGACTCGTGCTCGTCGATGCCGGCGGGCTTGGCCGCGAAGTCAACCTGATGCTTCGCCTCGTGACGCTGCCCGGTGCCGAGTATGTCTTTCCGGTCGTGTTTCCAGCTTTCGCTGGTCGGTACGGGCGCTCGGTCGCTCAGTTCCTCGAGCGTCGGGGGATCCACAACCCGGCTGCAGGCGAGATCTGGAGCTCGTACGAGTCCCTGACCGACGCAACGAACCGTCGAGGATTCGTGCGGACGATTCGCGCTGTGATCGACCCGGGAGGTCAGTCGGTGAGCGCTGTCACCCGTCTCTACCTGGCTGCGCACATGCCAACGCTGATTGTCTGGGGAGACCGAGACAAGATCATTCCGGTCGAGCACGCCCATCAGGCTCATGCGGTCATGCCCAACAGTCGGCTGGCCGTCATGGAAGGTATCGGGCACTTCCCTCATGCAGAGGATCCCGCAGGCTTCGTGGAGATCCTCGTCGACTTCCTGCATACGACCGACCCGAGCTCGTTCACCCGCGAGGAGCTTCGCGAACTCAGGCGTAACGGGGGCTAG
- a CDS encoding FAD-binding oxidoreductase, with product MTIDHIAAIRPGDADYDSARATKYDTGTPALILQPTSPGEVAESVRHAQAEGLPIAVRNGGHNALSYGTIDDGLIIDLSKLDQVEILGDHRVRIGGGATWGPSATELGKHGLAISSGDTLSVGVGGLTQAGGIGWMVRKHGLALDNLLAAEVVTASGDVVRASAAENEDLFWGLRGGAGNFGVVTALEFQAQPVTTVHFGTIEYALEDLDQLVKGWAATMRTAPDEFTATLALRPAFGPFPAAAILFLCLAGDDLAAIEPFRAIGKVVAEDISEHVYAEVLEEGPPHQEVTPVIGNAFVESVDEPLITAVTEAYSAGGRVVFLRGLGGAYGRVDPSATAFAHRRAEALIVSAAFMNPESTDADFEHARAVWRTIGDQGFGSYSGFLGSDTAEDIAALWPKDTLDRLREVKRAWDPDNVFRRNFNIAP from the coding sequence ATGACGATCGACCACATCGCTGCCATACGTCCGGGCGACGCTGACTACGACTCTGCACGCGCCACGAAGTACGACACGGGAACGCCTGCACTGATCCTTCAACCGACCTCGCCGGGTGAGGTGGCCGAGTCTGTTCGCCACGCTCAGGCCGAGGGTCTTCCGATAGCCGTCCGCAACGGCGGCCACAATGCGCTCTCGTACGGAACCATCGACGACGGCCTCATCATCGACCTGTCGAAGCTCGATCAAGTCGAGATCCTGGGCGATCACCGCGTACGAATCGGTGGTGGCGCGACTTGGGGTCCCTCCGCTACGGAGCTGGGCAAGCATGGCCTCGCGATCAGCTCAGGTGACACGCTTTCGGTCGGGGTTGGCGGCCTGACCCAGGCTGGCGGGATCGGCTGGATGGTCCGCAAGCACGGACTCGCTCTCGACAACCTGCTCGCAGCCGAGGTGGTCACCGCCTCGGGTGATGTCGTACGGGCTTCGGCTGCCGAGAACGAGGATCTGTTCTGGGGACTGCGCGGAGGTGCAGGCAACTTCGGTGTGGTCACCGCGCTCGAGTTCCAGGCTCAGCCCGTCACGACCGTGCATTTCGGGACGATTGAATACGCGTTGGAGGATCTCGATCAGCTGGTGAAGGGCTGGGCTGCCACGATGCGCACCGCTCCGGACGAGTTCACCGCGACTTTGGCGCTGCGGCCGGCATTCGGACCTTTCCCCGCCGCCGCGATCCTCTTCCTCTGCCTTGCCGGCGACGACTTGGCGGCGATCGAGCCTTTCCGTGCCATCGGCAAGGTCGTCGCGGAGGACATCTCCGAACACGTGTACGCCGAGGTGCTCGAGGAGGGACCACCTCATCAGGAGGTCACGCCGGTGATCGGCAACGCCTTCGTGGAGTCGGTCGACGAGCCGCTCATCACCGCGGTCACGGAGGCGTACTCAGCTGGTGGCCGCGTGGTCTTCCTACGCGGCCTCGGCGGCGCCTACGGCCGCGTCGATCCGTCGGCCACGGCGTTCGCCCATCGGAGGGCCGAGGCGTTGATCGTGTCGGCCGCGTTCATGAACCCGGAGTCAACGGATGCTGACTTCGAGCATGCTCGAGCCGTATGGCGCACGATCGGTGATCAGGGCTTCGGGTCCTACTCCGGGTTCCTCGGATCGGACACCGCAGAGGACATCGCGGCGCTCTGGCCGAAGGACACCCTTGACCGGCTGCGCGAGGTGAAGCGCGCCTGGGATCCGGACAACGTCTTCCGGCGCAACTTCAACATCGCTCCCTAG
- the hsaD gene encoding 4,5:9,10-diseco-3-hydroxy-5,9,17-trioxoandrosta-1(10),2-diene-4-oate hydrolase: MVPSGDKAVDRESTRRSAKAGDLTLNYYEAGEPTAVGGGLPLVMLHGGGPGASAWSNFGSALPGFAEDFRTLLVDQPGFGQSDKPPVVGNYFRHSATIIKDFLDELGIERIHLLGNSLGGGTAARFALMYPERVGRLVLMGPGGLNLSLFHADPTEGVKRLMDFGAAPTRESLRAFISTMVVDQSLVTDELVEERFADATAPGAQEAMQSMGMSFWNPDSFEDGLIWRDAHQLKRPTLLTWGREDRVNPLDGAFVALKMIPKATLHVFPNCGHWAQIEAADEFRQVCTAYLSNHVERSRS; this comes from the coding sequence ATGGTCCCAAGTGGCGACAAGGCGGTCGACCGCGAATCAACCCGCCGTTCCGCCAAGGCCGGCGACCTCACCCTCAACTACTACGAGGCCGGTGAGCCGACCGCTGTTGGTGGCGGCCTGCCTCTGGTGATGCTGCACGGTGGCGGACCCGGTGCTTCGGCATGGTCCAACTTCGGCTCGGCCCTTCCGGGCTTCGCTGAGGATTTCCGTACGCTGCTCGTCGATCAGCCCGGCTTCGGGCAGAGCGACAAGCCGCCGGTTGTTGGCAACTACTTCCGCCACTCGGCCACGATCATCAAGGACTTCCTTGATGAGCTCGGCATTGAGCGCATCCACCTCCTCGGCAACAGCCTGGGCGGCGGCACCGCGGCACGCTTCGCACTGATGTACCCCGAGCGTGTGGGTCGCCTCGTGCTCATGGGCCCCGGCGGACTCAACCTCAGCCTTTTCCACGCCGATCCGACCGAGGGCGTCAAGCGCCTCATGGACTTCGGCGCTGCCCCGACTCGCGAGTCGCTGCGGGCGTTCATCTCCACGATGGTCGTCGACCAGTCCCTGGTCACTGACGAACTCGTCGAAGAACGCTTCGCAGACGCCACGGCACCGGGAGCGCAGGAAGCCATGCAGTCGATGGGCATGTCCTTCTGGAATCCCGACAGCTTCGAAGACGGCCTGATCTGGCGAGATGCTCACCAGCTCAAGCGGCCGACGCTGCTGACCTGGGGTCGCGAAGACCGGGTCAACCCGCTCGACGGTGCGTTCGTTGCGCTGAAGATGATCCCCAAGGCAACGCTGCACGTGTTCCCCAACTGCGGACACTGGGCGCAGATCGAGGCGGCTGACGAGTTCCGCCAGGTCTGCACCGCGTACCTCTCCAACCATGTCGAAAGGAGCCGTTCATGA
- the dmpG gene encoding 4-hydroxy-2-oxovalerate aldolase — protein MSTAPSVSSLDTSIDSLARKWSDTDKSSKLDLRLTDTCLRDGSHHKRHQFVPQEVRDIVGALDSAGIPIIEVTHGDGLGGSSFNYGFSKTPEQELIKLAAETAKKARIAFLMLPGVGTKDDIRAAQDNGGQICRIATHSTEADTSRQHFGLARELGLETVGFLMMSHTVSPEVLAQQARIMVDAGCQCVYVVDSAGALIMEGVADRVHALVAEIGNEATIGFHGHENLGLGVANTVVAARAGATQIDGSVRRFGAGAGNTPLEAFIGVADKLGWNTGVDFLQIVDAAEDVIRPAMPEECTLNRMTLMMGYAGVYSSFLKHAGNAADRYGVSGAQILLEAGQRKLIGGQEDQLIDIALMLKAKNEANA, from the coding sequence ATGAGTACTGCACCTTCCGTCTCCAGCCTCGACACCTCGATCGACTCGCTCGCCCGCAAGTGGTCGGACACTGACAAGTCGAGCAAGCTCGACCTGCGGCTGACCGACACCTGCCTGCGTGACGGCTCGCACCACAAGCGTCACCAGTTCGTGCCGCAGGAGGTGCGCGACATCGTCGGCGCTCTCGACTCTGCCGGCATCCCGATCATCGAGGTCACCCACGGTGACGGCCTGGGCGGATCGTCGTTCAACTACGGCTTCTCCAAGACGCCCGAGCAGGAGCTCATCAAGCTCGCCGCCGAGACGGCCAAGAAGGCGCGCATTGCCTTCCTGATGCTGCCCGGTGTCGGCACCAAGGACGACATCCGAGCTGCCCAGGACAACGGTGGTCAGATCTGCCGCATCGCGACTCACAGCACTGAGGCCGACACGTCGCGCCAGCACTTCGGTCTGGCTCGTGAGCTCGGTCTGGAGACCGTCGGCTTCCTGATGATGAGCCACACGGTTTCGCCTGAAGTTCTGGCTCAGCAGGCTCGGATCATGGTCGACGCCGGCTGCCAGTGCGTATATGTCGTCGACTCTGCAGGCGCGCTGATCATGGAAGGCGTCGCCGACCGCGTACACGCACTCGTTGCCGAGATCGGCAACGAAGCCACGATCGGTTTCCACGGTCACGAGAACCTCGGCCTCGGCGTCGCCAATACTGTCGTCGCAGCTCGCGCAGGTGCCACCCAGATCGACGGTTCGGTACGTCGCTTCGGCGCCGGAGCGGGCAACACCCCGCTCGAGGCGTTCATCGGTGTCGCCGACAAACTCGGCTGGAACACCGGCGTCGACTTCCTGCAGATCGTTGATGCGGCTGAAGACGTCATCCGCCCGGCCATGCCGGAGGAGTGCACTCTCAACCGGATGACCCTGATGATGGGTTACGCCGGTGTCTACTCGTCGTTCCTCAAGCACGCGGGCAACGCCGCCGATCGCTACGGCGTCTCCGGTGCCCAGATCCTGCTCGAAGCCGGCCAGCGCAAGCTGATCGGTGGCCAGGAGGATCAGCTCATCGACATCGCCCTGATGCTGAAGGCAAAGAACGAGGCCAACGCTTAG
- a CDS encoding flavin reductase family protein has protein sequence MTDAELPDGISSDAAKSWPSRELIDSYLGGHHELFSWRPGEVVEIDGEAAQAAARQYRDVLGQYASGVTVITTVQGGKPVGMTCQSFTSVSLDPPLVAFLPQKTSRAFAAIRQTRKFCVNILAADQTEISNAFASRAEDKFAGVAWDLTANGTPRLEGTVGWVDCTVQDVHESGDHYLVIGKVEGLGEGDADKPLLFHQGQYRTTE, from the coding sequence GTGACTGACGCAGAACTCCCCGACGGCATCAGCTCCGACGCCGCCAAGTCGTGGCCGTCCCGTGAGCTGATCGACTCCTACCTCGGTGGCCACCATGAGCTCTTCTCGTGGCGCCCGGGTGAAGTTGTCGAGATCGACGGCGAGGCTGCCCAAGCTGCTGCTCGCCAGTACCGCGATGTACTCGGCCAGTACGCCAGCGGCGTCACGGTCATCACCACAGTGCAGGGCGGCAAGCCGGTTGGCATGACCTGCCAGTCGTTCACCAGCGTTTCACTCGATCCGCCGTTGGTCGCGTTCCTCCCGCAGAAGACCTCACGTGCTTTCGCGGCGATCCGTCAGACCCGCAAGTTCTGCGTCAACATCCTCGCCGCGGACCAGACCGAGATCTCCAATGCCTTTGCATCGCGGGCCGAGGACAAGTTCGCTGGCGTCGCATGGGACCTCACGGCCAATGGCACTCCTCGACTCGAGGGCACGGTTGGCTGGGTCGACTGCACTGTCCAGGACGTGCACGAATCTGGTGACCACTACCTCGTGATCGGCAAGGTCGAAGGTCTCGGCGAGGGCGACGCTGACAAGCCGCTGTTGTTCCACCAGGGTCAGTACCGCACCACTGAGTAG
- the hsaA gene encoding 3-hydroxy-9,10-secoandrosta-1,3,5(10)-triene-9,17-dione monooxygenase oxygenase subunit, with product MTQAVLDGVRDLLPTLRERADETERLRQVPEASVKELEETGFFRLLQPKRFDGLEADPIDFYTAVALIASACGSTGWISSVLGVHPWQVGLFHDDAQQAVWGADTSTRLSSSYAPTGKATIAEGGYTLEGRWSFSSGSAHASWVLLGGLVSNEEGQIVDFKTFMVPREKYEIVDVWNVVGLAGTGSNDIVVAPTFIPNEFTLSMGDTGRCFGPGQEQNTSDLYKLPFHSLFTTTITAPIVGMARGAYAEHVEQQQARVRAAYLGEKASSDPFAAVRIARASSEIDAAWELCMANIRQEQALVAKGEKIPIPLRLKVRRDQVLGTQRAIDAIDVLFESSGGRALANGTYLQRAWRDAHAGRVHAANDPERALQMFGMSEFGHKVDPGMY from the coding sequence ATGACCCAGGCTGTACTGGATGGCGTACGAGACCTCCTTCCCACGCTGCGCGAGCGCGCTGACGAGACTGAGCGACTTCGCCAGGTCCCCGAGGCCTCGGTCAAGGAGTTGGAAGAGACTGGCTTCTTCCGCCTGCTTCAGCCCAAGCGCTTCGACGGCCTCGAGGCCGACCCGATCGACTTCTACACCGCTGTCGCGCTCATCGCATCGGCCTGTGGCTCGACCGGTTGGATCTCCTCGGTCCTCGGTGTTCACCCGTGGCAGGTCGGCCTGTTCCACGACGACGCGCAGCAGGCTGTCTGGGGCGCTGACACCAGCACCCGCCTGAGCTCGTCGTACGCACCCACCGGCAAGGCGACCATCGCCGAAGGTGGCTACACGCTCGAGGGTCGCTGGAGCTTCTCGTCCGGCTCGGCTCACGCCAGCTGGGTGCTGCTCGGTGGCCTCGTCTCCAACGAAGAGGGCCAGATCGTCGACTTCAAGACGTTCATGGTTCCCCGCGAGAAGTACGAGATCGTCGACGTCTGGAACGTAGTCGGCCTCGCCGGCACCGGCTCCAACGACATCGTCGTTGCCCCGACGTTCATCCCCAACGAGTTCACGCTCTCCATGGGTGACACCGGTCGCTGCTTCGGTCCCGGTCAGGAGCAGAACACCAGCGATCTCTACAAGCTGCCGTTCCACTCGCTCTTCACCACGACCATCACGGCTCCGATCGTCGGCATGGCACGCGGTGCCTACGCCGAGCACGTCGAGCAGCAGCAGGCTCGCGTACGCGCTGCTTACCTCGGCGAGAAGGCTTCGTCCGACCCGTTCGCAGCCGTACGTATCGCTCGCGCTTCCAGCGAGATCGACGCGGCTTGGGAACTCTGCATGGCCAACATCCGCCAGGAGCAGGCGCTCGTCGCCAAGGGTGAGAAGATCCCGATCCCTCTGCGCCTCAAGGTTCGTCGCGACCAGGTGCTCGGCACCCAGCGCGCGATCGACGCGATCGACGTTCTCTTCGAGTCGTCAGGTGGCCGTGCGCTGGCCAACGGCACTTACCTGCAGCGCGCCTGGCGCGATGCTCACGCCGGTCGTGTCCACGCAGCCAACGATCCCGAGCGCGCACTGCAGATGTTCGGCATGTCGGAGTTCGGTCACAAGGTCGACCCAGGGATGTACTGA
- a CDS encoding alpha/beta family hydrolase — protein sequence MTELAVSLVPTPHGDARVHLARPDVDPIGLMMLGHGAGGGVTAHDLTLASEEALRAGLVVALVEQPYRVAGRKAPAPPAQVDAAWIEVASQVHPEDLPLVVGGRSFGGRVACRTSGAVGATGVLCLAFPLHPPGRPEKSRLLELTAVTVPTLVVQGDRDPFGVPDPKTLQEEVTLVVVSGDHSLKKEAPAIRSAISIWLADLISGA from the coding sequence ATGACCGAGCTCGCGGTTTCGCTGGTTCCGACCCCGCACGGTGACGCGCGAGTGCATCTCGCACGCCCGGACGTCGATCCCATTGGGCTGATGATGCTCGGCCACGGAGCTGGTGGGGGCGTGACGGCTCACGACCTCACCCTTGCGAGCGAGGAGGCGCTGCGGGCTGGGCTCGTGGTCGCCCTGGTCGAGCAGCCATACCGAGTAGCGGGACGCAAGGCTCCTGCTCCTCCTGCTCAGGTCGATGCAGCATGGATCGAGGTTGCGTCGCAGGTGCACCCGGAGGACCTGCCGCTGGTCGTTGGTGGGCGATCGTTTGGTGGCCGGGTTGCCTGCCGAACGTCCGGTGCTGTGGGCGCGACGGGAGTTCTGTGCCTTGCATTCCCGTTGCATCCGCCCGGTCGCCCCGAGAAGTCTCGACTCCTCGAGCTCACTGCGGTGACAGTGCCGACACTCGTCGTGCAAGGAGATCGTGACCCGTTCGGCGTACCGGATCCGAAGACCTTGCAGGAGGAAGTCACGCTGGTCGTGGTGTCAGGAGATCACTCCTTGAAGAAGGAAGCGCCCGCGATCCGCTCCGCCATCTCCATCTGGCTGGCTGATTTGATTTCAGGTGCCTAG
- the hsaC gene encoding iron-dependent extradiol dioxygenase HsaC: MTIDIKSMGYARVASTNLDDWKQFAGKVLGLAEGRGPNPDNLYYRIDEVSARLVVFPSDTDQLDCVGWELADHDALQAAREHLSKAGVQSTEGTPEELAERRVQELVRFTDPFGNVFELFHGITYESRPVVTPYAAKFVTGDQGMGHVVIPVDDDVEALKFYRDVLGFRLRDSMSMPGEFVGKPAGSKIWLRFLGVNPRHHSLAFLPMPNPSRCVHLMLEVDKLDDVGRALERVKKHKAPLSATLGRHMNDEMVSFYVKSPGGFDIEFGCEGLTVSDERWVARESTAVSYWGHAFGQSG, translated from the coding sequence ATGACCATCGACATCAAGTCCATGGGTTATGCCCGGGTCGCCTCCACCAACCTCGACGACTGGAAGCAGTTCGCCGGCAAGGTGCTCGGCCTGGCCGAGGGCCGTGGCCCCAACCCGGACAACCTCTACTACCGCATCGACGAGGTCTCGGCCCGTCTGGTGGTTTTCCCGTCTGACACCGACCAGCTCGACTGCGTCGGCTGGGAGCTTGCCGACCACGACGCGCTCCAGGCTGCTCGCGAACACCTCAGCAAGGCTGGCGTCCAGAGCACCGAGGGCACTCCTGAGGAACTGGCCGAGCGCCGAGTCCAGGAGCTCGTACGGTTCACGGATCCGTTCGGCAACGTCTTTGAGCTGTTCCACGGCATCACGTACGAATCACGCCCCGTCGTGACCCCGTACGCCGCAAAGTTCGTGACTGGCGACCAGGGCATGGGCCACGTCGTCATCCCTGTCGATGACGATGTCGAGGCACTCAAGTTCTACCGCGACGTCCTCGGCTTCCGCCTTCGCGACTCCATGTCGATGCCCGGCGAGTTCGTCGGCAAGCCCGCTGGCTCCAAGATCTGGCTGCGCTTTCTCGGCGTCAACCCGCGTCACCACTCGCTGGCGTTCCTCCCGATGCCCAACCCGAGCCGCTGTGTTCACCTGATGCTCGAAGTCGACAAGCTCGACGATGTCGGCCGCGCGCTCGAGCGCGTCAAGAAGCACAAGGCGCCCCTATCAGCGACGCTCGGCCGTCACATGAACGACGAAATGGTCTCGTTCTACGTGAAGTCGCCCGGTGGATTCGACATCGAGTTCGGTTGCGAAGGTCTCACGGTCAGCGACGAACGCTGGGTTGCTCGCGAATCGACCGCTGTCTCGTACTGGGGCCACGCGTTCGGCCAGTCCGGTTAG
- a CDS encoding isocitrate lyase/phosphoenolpyruvate mutase family protein, translating into MNAAAAAFLALHRPGAGFILPNAWDGGSARLLEQVGFPAIATTSAGIAFSRGLPDAGMTGADMLDCIALIVEAVDCPVSADLESGYGNTPDQVASTVAAAVAIGVVGGNLEDATPSGGLFSVEEGRERLEAARSAAPAGSFVLNARTDTYMVSHPDAFAETIRRAEQYVDAGADCIFVPGVSDADEIGRLTAEIGAPVNVVAGLVEPVLDAATLRDLGVARISIGGTLTRAALSLVDRAGREMLEHGTFGFADGLISYGEFQQKLGSD; encoded by the coding sequence ATGAATGCCGCCGCTGCAGCGTTCCTGGCCCTCCATAGGCCTGGTGCCGGATTCATCCTGCCAAATGCGTGGGACGGCGGATCGGCACGCTTGCTGGAGCAGGTCGGCTTCCCAGCAATTGCCACGACCAGCGCCGGAATCGCTTTCAGTCGTGGCCTCCCCGACGCTGGCATGACCGGCGCCGACATGCTCGACTGCATCGCCTTGATCGTCGAAGCGGTGGACTGCCCGGTGAGCGCCGACCTCGAGTCCGGGTATGGCAACACCCCCGACCAGGTCGCATCGACCGTCGCCGCGGCCGTCGCGATCGGAGTCGTCGGCGGCAACCTGGAGGACGCGACCCCATCCGGAGGGCTGTTCTCAGTCGAAGAGGGGCGCGAACGGCTCGAAGCCGCACGAAGCGCTGCGCCCGCTGGATCGTTCGTACTCAATGCGCGCACCGACACGTACATGGTCAGTCACCCGGACGCCTTCGCCGAGACGATCCGGCGCGCAGAGCAGTACGTCGACGCCGGAGCCGACTGCATTTTCGTCCCAGGCGTCAGCGATGCCGACGAGATTGGCCGACTGACCGCCGAGATCGGTGCGCCGGTCAACGTCGTCGCAGGACTGGTCGAGCCGGTGCTCGACGCAGCCACCCTGCGCGACCTGGGCGTCGCCCGGATCAGCATCGGCGGCACCCTGACGCGCGCAGCTCTCAGCCTGGTCGACCGCGCCGGACGCGAAATGCTCGAGCACGGCACATTCGGTTTCGCCGACGGCCTTATTTCGTACGGCGAGTTCCAGCAGAAGCTGGGCAGCGACTAA
- a CDS encoding pyridoxamine 5'-phosphate oxidase family protein, protein MPNPVELSYWQCESILRAEVLGRIAFSAPDGPHILPINFSVVDEAIIMRTSPDSLLATHGCGVTVAFEVDYIRHNYRRGCSVVARGETEIVTDPAEAAHINRVWEPRPWAGGARPLLLRLRWGELSGRQLDAGWDPLSEMPVRRTETRPR, encoded by the coding sequence ATGCCCAACCCCGTGGAACTCAGTTATTGGCAATGTGAATCGATCCTTCGGGCCGAGGTCCTGGGACGAATAGCGTTCTCGGCACCCGATGGCCCGCACATCTTGCCGATCAACTTTTCGGTGGTCGATGAAGCAATCATCATGCGCACCTCGCCCGACAGCCTCCTGGCCACTCATGGTTGCGGTGTCACAGTTGCCTTCGAGGTCGACTACATCAGGCACAACTACCGCCGCGGTTGCAGCGTCGTGGCCCGCGGTGAGACGGAAATCGTCACCGACCCGGCCGAGGCTGCTCACATCAACCGAGTCTGGGAACCACGACCGTGGGCCGGCGGCGCGCGGCCCTTGCTCCTCCGACTTCGGTGGGGAGAGCTGAGCGGACGCCAACTGGATGCCGGCTGGGATCCGCTATCCGAGATGCCGGTACGACGGACTGAAACCCGACCCCGCTGA
- a CDS encoding TetR/AcrR family transcriptional regulator — MGHHGWQGNPPHTEDDAKLRIIAATRSCVEKFGAAKTTVSVVATELGVTRQTVYRYYPSHSELLEAVAQAGLADFVQRMTAHLATFDSAADVAIESIVWSIEEIPREPSIGLLLQAGETEVFSRDVTTTMSFSIGADILRDIPVDWSAIGVQDDELEGLAEMLMRLFVSLLQYPADPPRSADDIRSFVRRWLGPALNA, encoded by the coding sequence GTGGGCCATCACGGCTGGCAGGGCAATCCGCCGCATACGGAAGATGATGCGAAGCTGCGCATCATCGCTGCCACGCGCTCGTGCGTGGAGAAGTTCGGCGCCGCCAAGACGACCGTCTCGGTCGTCGCCACCGAACTGGGCGTGACGCGGCAGACCGTCTATCGGTACTACCCGAGTCACTCCGAGCTGCTGGAAGCTGTGGCGCAGGCGGGACTCGCCGACTTCGTTCAGCGGATGACCGCGCACTTGGCAACGTTCGACTCCGCGGCCGACGTGGCCATCGAGTCAATCGTGTGGTCCATCGAGGAGATTCCTCGCGAGCCGAGTATCGGTCTCCTGCTTCAGGCGGGTGAGACCGAGGTCTTCAGTCGCGACGTCACGACCACGATGTCGTTCTCGATCGGTGCCGACATCCTCCGGGACATCCCCGTCGACTGGAGTGCAATCGGCGTCCAGGACGACGAGCTCGAGGGCCTGGCCGAGATGCTGATGCGATTGTTCGTCTCGCTCCTCCAGTACCCGGCAGACCCGCCCCGGTCGGCCGACGACATCCGGTCGTTCGTACGTCGTTGGCTGGGGCCAGCTCTCAACGCTTGA